The proteins below are encoded in one region of Salmo salar chromosome ssa02, Ssal_v3.1, whole genome shotgun sequence:
- the LOC106578166 gene encoding zinc finger protein 37 homolog isoform X4: MEDVSAVTIKYEGGDEQESEDVSENFTKKAENSANKSAKDDSTDVKLASMRCQDCGQQFTRWEAFKTHLRKHVLEEAMAEEEERRQGIKRALETNGSIGNVESAAPEKKQKNNDDGDYEENSDVDVEGDEEDDEEFFDSSWQVRPSEIVTVRPRVAMLSEEEKPVFSGSHKVYACSICGKVYSYLESFRNHQKTHEKEGKKQPTENKCPDCGKVFARPSLLVTHLKVHRPPVPMEPSTLKCDQCVKNFNSLQTYLIHMDLHKQKPFWCLACAKGFRDELSLDKHLQGHNLRRHKCDLCEKSFRVPAELRYHYNTHTGAKPYKCTLCKKNFSQLGNLITHRKKHVGVYVGASKTPLGPRNHLFAGRRRVTEMKRLVFTGMGSTEEAKVIDMLQEHQEEEEEEDIEVGEEESGSEESGSESSSEDSGAEELSKSDSSDSSGSDSSDNSDSSGSGVEEEEQEGKEETALEAHVAEQQKRHKDWECFECGEGFDQESALHLHYMKHASGELPVQ; this comes from the exons ATGGAGGATGTCTCCGCTGTAACGATCAAATACGAGGGAGGAGATGAACAGGAGTCGGAAGATGTCAGTGAAAATTTTACCAAGAAGGCCGAAAACAGCGCCAACAAGTCTGCCAAAGATGACAGTACCGATG TGAAACTAGCCAGTATGAGGTGTCAGGACTGTGGACAGCAGTTCACTCGCTGGGAGGCCTTCAAGACTCACCTGCGCAAGCATGTCCTGGAGGAGGCGATGGCGGAGGAGGAGGAACGAAGGCAGGGCATTAAGAGAGCCCTGGAGACGAACGGGAGCATCGGCAATGTGGAGTCGGCAGCACCTGAGAAAAAGCAGAAAAATAATGACGATGGTGATTACGAAGAGAACAGTGATGTAGACGTGGAAGGTGATGAAGAAGACGATGAAGAGTTCTTCGACAGTTCCTGGCAGGTCAGACCATCAGAGATCGTCACAGTTCGTCCGCGCGTTGCCATGCTGTCTGAGGAGGAGAAGCCAGTCTTCAGCGGCTCCCACAAGGTCTATGCATGCTCCATCTGTGGGAAGGTCTACTCCTACCTCGAGTCATTTAGAAATCACCAGAAGACACatgaaaaagaaggaaaaaaacaacCCACAGAGAACAAGTGCCCGGACTGTGGGAAGGTCTTTGCTCGCCCATCCCTTCTGGTGACTCACTTGAAAGTGCACAGGCCTCCCGTGCCGATGGAACCCTCCACTCTGAAGTGCGATCAGTGTGTAAAAAACTTCAATTCCTTGCAGACGTATTTGATCCACATGGACCTGCACAAGCAGAAGCCTTTCTGGTGCCTGGCCTGTGCTAAGGGCTTTAGGGATGAGCTCTCTCTGGACAAACACCTGCAGGGCCACAACCTGAGGCGCCACAAGTGTGACCTCTGTGAAAAGTCTTTCCGCGTGCCCGCTGAGCTCCGCTACCACTACAATACTCACACCGGCGCCAAGCCCTACAAATGCACGCTCTGCAAGAAGAACTTCTCCCAGCTGGGCAACCTCATCACACATCGGAAGAAGCACGTAGGGGTCTACGTCGGGGCCAGCAAGACCCCACTGGGACCCAGGAACCACCTGTTTGCTGGGAGGCGAAGGGTGACAGAGATGAAGAGGCTGGTGTTCACAGGGATGGGTAGCACAGAGGAGGCGAAGGTGATAGATATGCTTCAAGAACatcaagaggaggaagaagaggaagatatTGAGGTGGGTGAGGAGGAATCTGGATCAGAAGAGTCGGGGTCTGAGTCTAGTTCTGAAGATTCTGGCGCTGAGGAATTGTCTAAATCAGATTCATCAGACTCTTCTGGATCTGATTCCTCTGACAACTCTGATTCCTCTGGAtcgggagtggaggaggaggagcaagagGGGAAAGAAGAGACTGCATTGGAAGCACATGTAGCGGAGCAACAGAAAAGACATAAGGATTGGGAGTGTTTTGAATGTGGTGAAGGGTTTGATCAAGAGTCAGCGTTGCACCTGCACTATATGAAACATGCCAGTGGGGAGCTGCCAGTACAATGA
- the LOC106578166 gene encoding zinc finger protein 91 isoform X1, whose amino-acid sequence MEDVSAVTIKYEGGDEQESEDVSENFTKKAENSANKSAKDDSTDGDGLFRCLDCGEAFGEEAAYQEHQHEHTHDGPIVCLDSDSQLDGLLVSESGGQRTLCCALCGRKFADSRGFYSHQVKHRNEALKQSTPVLQSTPVAQSTAGPQSTPDQSLGVAKQYVYECEDCGKSYTSMGSFISHTRSHKQASKSVFHELAHLKKKSFECQTCGRCYSRSSALDAHRRCHEVKLIPKSRKRDAKKQPPAEEPAITTEDSNKASEQVDRAQENLFGCSCGKTFRAQSGLKTHQRFSHNDKCSPEKLKRKPPKFDCSECEKTFSSYAGMLCHQRYHMKRGGSGGKRFPCEECGKVFTTLTFYYKHQRLAHTEETPAKSFLHQVCQLQKKTFECQECGLRFSRASALQSHRLCHNDVFGRTEKESQTQTSPLPQHKLLLDNKTETETFALGAVVYPQDTLQTPVTERDPSFYETDGDAEADGTDDVNVEVISASDGSVRDEEESLQELNPDLELLCESDQDGKEEMDAVLCPTEYISNTLKSKPEIDLKIVQIDFPPFLGEGAQTEKVQGQDTPKRFNCPECYRWFTSAASLRSHKLWHRVDGKKRWNPEKDIFKCDVCGFDTTHRKTYHNHMRKHDGRKPHKSVLYQLAGLQKNSFKCEVCGKCFSRMSALHSHQQQHPKSKAHPCPDCEKTYSNASGLYNHRKSCHAQTPTQDEVSDTKSEVLSDTKSEVFNPKKTLLGPKVYYCERCGKGFWSLGAYTHHKQNQAQCAHLKEKNEPTVSSHSVNDPPHVRGKVACPVCRKKFRHQGIMKSHMRTHENGNHRCELCSKSFRMFSSLLRHQVVHNAQVLPPPIKSFQHQVEQVKKNAYSCPDCGKLFSRAKALKFHMKSHGYETDYSASSPKSALELEGLKCSTCLSHFSNKSSLHTHQKQCGKIKTVSKSHKEDIAQHDTVPKAKKLKCPSCPSLFNNLLSLQYHRKECGKPRAVGGLDVKAKGGLEKVTKCIVKDLVKTTLSNNSGTEKITKSVTEKERGEQKETNESLTLKKAATINTTDLKYKCKECERSFAVVGALNFHKRIHVLGHKSKVKPKLKFQVAAIPEEPKQPKKVEQTTKGQFCCPECGRRFISNAALGTHRRWHTDKKFAGSLIKDDNTNSVGHKSVDEGPFQCNKCGKGFFYLCVLRRHQLYYPPCQTKAEPEPTAHTSMVGNRKPSRSEFACPECNKTFVKGSLLAAHYESEHNKSIESADLQGDQSMSISIEEVPEQPATSHSKSEAIPLKKPKLKLNLHQCPHCDMSFLKVRGLRAHKWQAHSQGKKVKSKGTLAESRDSVAINNLATKGSEPVNESKDFVTENKGMVVKTEHYVTKSKNAVGRRRKKGRPGFKSIPCIDCGKRYSSSGALYNHKKICGVLKQEVNPGMAEVVEEEPTPSTRLYEQTIKCLFKCDKCGKAFPTEEQLRAHKDLAKSRPHSCALCCRGYWTETQLHQHLAWHDEVRRRLPTELRYRLSASVSTGPAKLNVPLPDLKAKSSLKPPPTPPSRPQNSHKCQHCGKAFLSPGALHKHEAQHDSDGSYRCSLCPRTFSEIRDLIDHHQECMGDDKGQRDPYTAVSSRDTDGLTCIECGMCFSRELELHQHYIEHARGAY is encoded by the exons ATGGAGGATGTCTCCGCTGTAACGATCAAATACGAGGGAGGAGATGAACAGGAGTCGGAAGATGTCAGTGAAAATTTTACCAAGAAGGCCGAAAACAGCGCCAACAAGTCTGCCAAAGATGACAGTACCGATG GGGATGGGCTTTTCCGCTGTCTGGATTGTGGAGAAGCCTTTGGGGAGGAGGCGGCCTACCAGGAGCATCAACATGAACACACCCATGATGGCCCAATAGTCTGCCTGGACTCTGACTCCCAATTGGATGGCTTGCTTGTTTCAGAGAGTGGGGGCCAACGGACACTATGTTGCGCTCTTTGTGGGCGCAAATTTGCAGACTCAAGGGGTTTTTACTCACACCAGGTCAAACACCGTAATGAAGCCCTCAAGCAGTCAACTCCTGTTTTGCAATCAACTCCTGTGGCCCAGTCAACAGCTGGGCCCCAGTCAACTCCTGATCAGAGCTTGGGGGTGGCTAAGCAGTATGTCTATGAATGTGAAGACTGTGGTAAATCCTATACTTCGATGGGCTCTTTCATCAGTCATACACGCTCACACAAGCAAGCTTCCAAATCAGTTTTCCATGAGCTGGCACACCTGAAAAAGAAGTCCTTTGAGTGTCAAACTTGTGGTCGCTGTTACTCCCGTTCATCAGCTCTTGATGCTCACCGCCGTTGTCATGAGGTCAAACTAATCCCAAAGTCCCGCAAAAGGGATGCAAAGAAGCAACCGCCCGCAGAGGAGCCTGCAATTACAACAGAGGACAGCAACAAAGCTTCTGAACAGGTAGATAGGGCACAGGAAAATCTGTTTGGGTGTTCATGTGGCAAAACATTTCGCGCCCAGTCTGGCCTGAAAACACACCAACGATTTAGCCACAATGACAAATGTTCTCCTGAAAAGCTTAAGAGAAAACCCCCAAAATTTGACTGCAGTGAGTGTGAGAAGACCTTCAGTTCTTACGCCGGCATGCTCTGCCATCAACGCTATCATATGAAAcgaggtggtagtggtggcaaAAGGTTTCCATGTGAGGAGTGTGGCAAGGTCTTCACAACGCTCACATTCTACTACAAGCACCAGCGTTTGGCTCATACTGAAGAGACTCCAGCAAAGTCTTTCCTTCATCAGGTTTGCCAGCTCCAGAAGAAAACGTTTGAGTGTCAGGAGTGTGGGCTCCGGTTTTCCAGGGCCTCGGCTCTCCAGTCCCATCGGCTTTGCCACAACGATGTTTTTGGACGGACTGAGAAAGAATCCCAGACACAAACATCCCCACTACCTCAACATAAGCTATTACTGGATAACAAGACAGAAACTGAAACATTTGCTTTAGGGGCCGTTGTCTACCCACAGGACACCCTTCAGACCCCTGTGACTGAGAGAGACCCCAGTTTCTATGAAACTGATGGGGATGCAGAGGCTGATGGAACTGATGATGTCAATGTAGAGGTGATCAGTGCCTCAGATGGCTCTGTAAGGGATGAAGAAGAGTCACTACAAGAACTCAACCCTGATCTTGAATTACTGTGTGAATCAGACCAGGATGGAAAAGAGGAGATGGATGCTGTGTTGTGTCCAACGGAGTACATCTCTAATACACTTAAGTCTAAACCAGAGATCGATCTGAAAATTGTACAAATTGACTTTCCACCATTTTTAGGCGAAGGAGCTCAAACGGAGAAGGTTCAGGGACAAGACACACCTAAAAGATTTAACTGTCCTGAGTGTTACCGCTGGTTTACCAGTGCTGCATCTTTGCGCTCTCACAAACTGTGGCACAGAGTAGATGGCAAAAAACGATGGAATCCTGAAAAGGATATTTTCAAGTGCGATGTTTGTGGGTTTGACACTACACATCGGAAAACCTACCACAATCACATGCGAAAACACGATGGCCGAAAACCCCACAAGAGTGTGTTGTACCAGCTTGCCGGACTACAGAAGAATAGCTTCAAATGTGAGGTGTGTGGAAAGTGTTTCTCACGCATGTCTGCTCTACACTCTCATCAGCAACAGCATCCAAAAAGCAAAGCTCATCCATGTCCAGATTGTGAGAAGACCTACTCTAATGCCAGTGGTTTGTACAACCACCGCAAAAGCTGCCACGCTCAAACCCCCACCCAAGATGAAGTATCAGACACTAAAAGTGAAGTGTTATCAGACACTAAAAGTGAAGTGTTTAATCCAAAGAAGACTTTATTAGGCCCAAAGGTTTATTATTGCGAGCGATGTGGGAAGGGCTTCTGGTCATTGGGTGCTTACACTCACCACAAGCAGAATCAAGCTCAGTGTGCACATTTGAAGGAGAAGAATGAGCCAACAGTGTCTTCACATTCTGTCAATGACCCTCCACATGTTCGTGGTAAAGTTGCCTGCCCTGTATGCAGAAAGAAATTTCGTCACCAAGGGATTATGAAATCTCATATGAGGACGCACGAGAATGGGAATCATAGATGTGAACTTTGTAGCAAGTCTTTTCGCATGTTCTCAAGCCTCCTCAGGCACCAGGTTGTACATAATGCTCAAGTCCTCCCGCCTCCTATCAAGTCTTTTCAACATCAGGTAGAACAAGTGAAGAAGAACGCATACAGCTGCCCTGATTGTGGAAAACTGTTTTCACGAGCTAAGGCACTTAAATTCCACATGAAGAGCCATGGTTATGAGACCGACTACTCTGCCTCATCGCCTAAATCTGCTCTTGAGCTAGAGGGGCTGAAGTGTTCAACATGCCTTTCCCATTTCAGCAACAAATCCTCATTGCACACTCACCAAAAACAGTGTGGCAAGATAAAGACTGTCAGTAAAAGCCACAAGGAGGATATTGCCCAACATGACACAGTTCCTAAAGCGAAGAAGCTCAAATGTCCCTCCTGCCCTTCTCTTTTCAACAATTTACTGTCATTGCAGTATCATCGAAAAGAATGTGGCAAGCCGAGGGCAGTTGGAGGCTTGGATGTCAAAGCGAAAGGAGGTTTAGAGAAGGTGACAAAGTGCATTGTCAAAGACCTTGTGAAAACAACTCTGTCAAACAACTCGGGCACTGAGAAAATTACTAAATCTGTTACTGAGAAGGAACGTGGTGAACAAAAGGAGACCAATGAGTCCCTAACCTTGAAGAAAGCTGCCACAATCAACACGACTGATCTGAAATACAAATGTAAAGAGTGTGAGAGAAGCTTTGCTGTTGTAGGAGCACTGAATTTCCATAAAAGGATTCATGTTCTAGGTCACAAGTCTAAAGTAAAACCAAAGCTGAAATTTCAAGTGGCTGCAATCCCTGAAGAACCCAAGCAACCCAAAAAGGTAGAGCAAACAACTAAAGGCCAATTCTGTTGTCCAGAATGCGGAAGACGTTTTATCTCCAATGCAGCCCTTGGCACTCACAGACGATGGCACACAGATAAGAAGTTTGCTGGTTCACTGATAAAAGATGACAATACAAATTCTGTTGGGCACAAGTCAGTGGACGAGGGACCTTTTCAGTGCAACAAGTGTGGAAAGGGCTTCTTTTACCTGTGTGTTCTCCGCCGACACCAGTTGTATTACCCACCATGTCAGACCAAAGCCGAACCAGAGCCTACAGCACACACCAGCATGGTAGGCAACCGCAAACCCTCACGCTCTGAATTTGCATGTCCAGAATGTAACAAAACTTTCGTCAAGGGCTCACTTTTAGCAGCTCACTATGAAAGTGAGCATAACAAATCCATTGAGTCTGCAGATCTTCAGGGGGACCAGTCCATGTCCATATCCATTGAAGAGGTCCCGGAGCAGCCTGCCACATCACACAGCAAGTCTGAAGCCATTCCATTAAAGAAGCCAAAGCTTAAATTAAATCTTCACCAGTGTCCTCATTGTGATATGAGCTTCTTGAAGGTTCGAGGCTTGCGTGCCCACAAATGGCAGGCCCACTCCCAAGGCAAGAAGGTTAAGAGCAAGGGCACTTTGGCTGAGAGCAGGGACTCTGTTGCCATAAACAACTTGGCTACCAAGGGAAGTGAACCGGTTAATGAGAGTAAGGACTTTGTTACAGAAAACAAAGGCATGGTTGTCAAAACCGAACACTATGTTACAAAGAGTAAGAATGCTGTTGGCAGAAGGAGGAAGAAAGGTCGACCAGGTTTCAAATCCATCCCTTGCATTGATTGTGGGAAGAGATACAGTTCTTCTGGGGCACTTTATAATCACAAGAAAATCTGTGGAGTGCTCAAGCAGGAAGTTAATCCAGGAATGGCAGAAGTAGTGGAAGAGGAACCCACACCATCAACCCGCCTCTATGAGCAGACAATCAAATGCCTCTTCAAGTGTGACAAGTGTGGCAAAGCTTTCCCAACTGAAGAGCAACTAAGAGCCCACAAGGACTTGGCAAAGAGCCGACCTCACTCTTGCGCCCTGTGCTGCCGTGGATATTGGACTGAGACTCAGTTGCATCAGCACCTGGCCTGGCATGACGAGGTCCGCCGGCGACTACCAACAGAGCTTCGTTACAGACTCAGTGCTTCTGTAAGCACAGGGCCCGCTAAACTCAATGTCCCTCTGCCTGATTTGAAGGCGAAGTCATCCCTCAAGCCACCACCTACACCCCCCTCCCGGCCACAGAATAGCCACAAGTGTCAGCACTGTGGAAAAGCGTTTCTATCTCCAGGTGCTCTGCATAAACACGAGGCTCAACACGATAGCGATGGCTCCTACCGTTGCTCCCTTTGTCCCCGGACCTTCAGTGAGATTCGGGACCTCATTGATCATCACCAGGAATGTATGGGTGATGACAAAGGGCAGAGAGATCCCTACACTGCTGTCTCCTCAAGAGACACCGATGGCCTTACTTGCATTGAATGTGGAATGTGTTTCAGTCGAGAGTTGGAGTTGCACCAGCACTACATTGAACATGCTCGTGGAGCATATTAG
- the LOC106578166 gene encoding zinc finger protein 91 isoform X2 — translation MGDGLFRCLDCGEAFGEEAAYQEHQHEHTHDGPIVCLDSDSQLDGLLVSESGGQRTLCCALCGRKFADSRGFYSHQVKHRNEALKQSTPVLQSTPVAQSTAGPQSTPDQSLGVAKQYVYECEDCGKSYTSMGSFISHTRSHKQASKSVFHELAHLKKKSFECQTCGRCYSRSSALDAHRRCHEVKLIPKSRKRDAKKQPPAEEPAITTEDSNKASEQVDRAQENLFGCSCGKTFRAQSGLKTHQRFSHNDKCSPEKLKRKPPKFDCSECEKTFSSYAGMLCHQRYHMKRGGSGGKRFPCEECGKVFTTLTFYYKHQRLAHTEETPAKSFLHQVCQLQKKTFECQECGLRFSRASALQSHRLCHNDVFGRTEKESQTQTSPLPQHKLLLDNKTETETFALGAVVYPQDTLQTPVTERDPSFYETDGDAEADGTDDVNVEVISASDGSVRDEEESLQELNPDLELLCESDQDGKEEMDAVLCPTEYISNTLKSKPEIDLKIVQIDFPPFLGEGAQTEKVQGQDTPKRFNCPECYRWFTSAASLRSHKLWHRVDGKKRWNPEKDIFKCDVCGFDTTHRKTYHNHMRKHDGRKPHKSVLYQLAGLQKNSFKCEVCGKCFSRMSALHSHQQQHPKSKAHPCPDCEKTYSNASGLYNHRKSCHAQTPTQDEVSDTKSEVLSDTKSEVFNPKKTLLGPKVYYCERCGKGFWSLGAYTHHKQNQAQCAHLKEKNEPTVSSHSVNDPPHVRGKVACPVCRKKFRHQGIMKSHMRTHENGNHRCELCSKSFRMFSSLLRHQVVHNAQVLPPPIKSFQHQVEQVKKNAYSCPDCGKLFSRAKALKFHMKSHGYETDYSASSPKSALELEGLKCSTCLSHFSNKSSLHTHQKQCGKIKTVSKSHKEDIAQHDTVPKAKKLKCPSCPSLFNNLLSLQYHRKECGKPRAVGGLDVKAKGGLEKVTKCIVKDLVKTTLSNNSGTEKITKSVTEKERGEQKETNESLTLKKAATINTTDLKYKCKECERSFAVVGALNFHKRIHVLGHKSKVKPKLKFQVAAIPEEPKQPKKVEQTTKGQFCCPECGRRFISNAALGTHRRWHTDKKFAGSLIKDDNTNSVGHKSVDEGPFQCNKCGKGFFYLCVLRRHQLYYPPCQTKAEPEPTAHTSMVGNRKPSRSEFACPECNKTFVKGSLLAAHYESEHNKSIESADLQGDQSMSISIEEVPEQPATSHSKSEAIPLKKPKLKLNLHQCPHCDMSFLKVRGLRAHKWQAHSQGKKVKSKGTLAESRDSVAINNLATKGSEPVNESKDFVTENKGMVVKTEHYVTKSKNAVGRRRKKGRPGFKSIPCIDCGKRYSSSGALYNHKKICGVLKQEVNPGMAEVVEEEPTPSTRLYEQTIKCLFKCDKCGKAFPTEEQLRAHKDLAKSRPHSCALCCRGYWTETQLHQHLAWHDEVRRRLPTELRYRLSASVSTGPAKLNVPLPDLKAKSSLKPPPTPPSRPQNSHKCQHCGKAFLSPGALHKHEAQHDSDGSYRCSLCPRTFSEIRDLIDHHQECMGDDKGQRDPYTAVSSRDTDGLTCIECGMCFSRELELHQHYIEHARGAY, via the exons ATGG GGGATGGGCTTTTCCGCTGTCTGGATTGTGGAGAAGCCTTTGGGGAGGAGGCGGCCTACCAGGAGCATCAACATGAACACACCCATGATGGCCCAATAGTCTGCCTGGACTCTGACTCCCAATTGGATGGCTTGCTTGTTTCAGAGAGTGGGGGCCAACGGACACTATGTTGCGCTCTTTGTGGGCGCAAATTTGCAGACTCAAGGGGTTTTTACTCACACCAGGTCAAACACCGTAATGAAGCCCTCAAGCAGTCAACTCCTGTTTTGCAATCAACTCCTGTGGCCCAGTCAACAGCTGGGCCCCAGTCAACTCCTGATCAGAGCTTGGGGGTGGCTAAGCAGTATGTCTATGAATGTGAAGACTGTGGTAAATCCTATACTTCGATGGGCTCTTTCATCAGTCATACACGCTCACACAAGCAAGCTTCCAAATCAGTTTTCCATGAGCTGGCACACCTGAAAAAGAAGTCCTTTGAGTGTCAAACTTGTGGTCGCTGTTACTCCCGTTCATCAGCTCTTGATGCTCACCGCCGTTGTCATGAGGTCAAACTAATCCCAAAGTCCCGCAAAAGGGATGCAAAGAAGCAACCGCCCGCAGAGGAGCCTGCAATTACAACAGAGGACAGCAACAAAGCTTCTGAACAGGTAGATAGGGCACAGGAAAATCTGTTTGGGTGTTCATGTGGCAAAACATTTCGCGCCCAGTCTGGCCTGAAAACACACCAACGATTTAGCCACAATGACAAATGTTCTCCTGAAAAGCTTAAGAGAAAACCCCCAAAATTTGACTGCAGTGAGTGTGAGAAGACCTTCAGTTCTTACGCCGGCATGCTCTGCCATCAACGCTATCATATGAAAcgaggtggtagtggtggcaaAAGGTTTCCATGTGAGGAGTGTGGCAAGGTCTTCACAACGCTCACATTCTACTACAAGCACCAGCGTTTGGCTCATACTGAAGAGACTCCAGCAAAGTCTTTCCTTCATCAGGTTTGCCAGCTCCAGAAGAAAACGTTTGAGTGTCAGGAGTGTGGGCTCCGGTTTTCCAGGGCCTCGGCTCTCCAGTCCCATCGGCTTTGCCACAACGATGTTTTTGGACGGACTGAGAAAGAATCCCAGACACAAACATCCCCACTACCTCAACATAAGCTATTACTGGATAACAAGACAGAAACTGAAACATTTGCTTTAGGGGCCGTTGTCTACCCACAGGACACCCTTCAGACCCCTGTGACTGAGAGAGACCCCAGTTTCTATGAAACTGATGGGGATGCAGAGGCTGATGGAACTGATGATGTCAATGTAGAGGTGATCAGTGCCTCAGATGGCTCTGTAAGGGATGAAGAAGAGTCACTACAAGAACTCAACCCTGATCTTGAATTACTGTGTGAATCAGACCAGGATGGAAAAGAGGAGATGGATGCTGTGTTGTGTCCAACGGAGTACATCTCTAATACACTTAAGTCTAAACCAGAGATCGATCTGAAAATTGTACAAATTGACTTTCCACCATTTTTAGGCGAAGGAGCTCAAACGGAGAAGGTTCAGGGACAAGACACACCTAAAAGATTTAACTGTCCTGAGTGTTACCGCTGGTTTACCAGTGCTGCATCTTTGCGCTCTCACAAACTGTGGCACAGAGTAGATGGCAAAAAACGATGGAATCCTGAAAAGGATATTTTCAAGTGCGATGTTTGTGGGTTTGACACTACACATCGGAAAACCTACCACAATCACATGCGAAAACACGATGGCCGAAAACCCCACAAGAGTGTGTTGTACCAGCTTGCCGGACTACAGAAGAATAGCTTCAAATGTGAGGTGTGTGGAAAGTGTTTCTCACGCATGTCTGCTCTACACTCTCATCAGCAACAGCATCCAAAAAGCAAAGCTCATCCATGTCCAGATTGTGAGAAGACCTACTCTAATGCCAGTGGTTTGTACAACCACCGCAAAAGCTGCCACGCTCAAACCCCCACCCAAGATGAAGTATCAGACACTAAAAGTGAAGTGTTATCAGACACTAAAAGTGAAGTGTTTAATCCAAAGAAGACTTTATTAGGCCCAAAGGTTTATTATTGCGAGCGATGTGGGAAGGGCTTCTGGTCATTGGGTGCTTACACTCACCACAAGCAGAATCAAGCTCAGTGTGCACATTTGAAGGAGAAGAATGAGCCAACAGTGTCTTCACATTCTGTCAATGACCCTCCACATGTTCGTGGTAAAGTTGCCTGCCCTGTATGCAGAAAGAAATTTCGTCACCAAGGGATTATGAAATCTCATATGAGGACGCACGAGAATGGGAATCATAGATGTGAACTTTGTAGCAAGTCTTTTCGCATGTTCTCAAGCCTCCTCAGGCACCAGGTTGTACATAATGCTCAAGTCCTCCCGCCTCCTATCAAGTCTTTTCAACATCAGGTAGAACAAGTGAAGAAGAACGCATACAGCTGCCCTGATTGTGGAAAACTGTTTTCACGAGCTAAGGCACTTAAATTCCACATGAAGAGCCATGGTTATGAGACCGACTACTCTGCCTCATCGCCTAAATCTGCTCTTGAGCTAGAGGGGCTGAAGTGTTCAACATGCCTTTCCCATTTCAGCAACAAATCCTCATTGCACACTCACCAAAAACAGTGTGGCAAGATAAAGACTGTCAGTAAAAGCCACAAGGAGGATATTGCCCAACATGACACAGTTCCTAAAGCGAAGAAGCTCAAATGTCCCTCCTGCCCTTCTCTTTTCAACAATTTACTGTCATTGCAGTATCATCGAAAAGAATGTGGCAAGCCGAGGGCAGTTGGAGGCTTGGATGTCAAAGCGAAAGGAGGTTTAGAGAAGGTGACAAAGTGCATTGTCAAAGACCTTGTGAAAACAACTCTGTCAAACAACTCGGGCACTGAGAAAATTACTAAATCTGTTACTGAGAAGGAACGTGGTGAACAAAAGGAGACCAATGAGTCCCTAACCTTGAAGAAAGCTGCCACAATCAACACGACTGATCTGAAATACAAATGTAAAGAGTGTGAGAGAAGCTTTGCTGTTGTAGGAGCACTGAATTTCCATAAAAGGATTCATGTTCTAGGTCACAAGTCTAAAGTAAAACCAAAGCTGAAATTTCAAGTGGCTGCAATCCCTGAAGAACCCAAGCAACCCAAAAAGGTAGAGCAAACAACTAAAGGCCAATTCTGTTGTCCAGAATGCGGAAGACGTTTTATCTCCAATGCAGCCCTTGGCACTCACAGACGATGGCACACAGATAAGAAGTTTGCTGGTTCACTGATAAAAGATGACAATACAAATTCTGTTGGGCACAAGTCAGTGGACGAGGGACCTTTTCAGTGCAACAAGTGTGGAAAGGGCTTCTTTTACCTGTGTGTTCTCCGCCGACACCAGTTGTATTACCCACCATGTCAGACCAAAGCCGAACCAGAGCCTACAGCACACACCAGCATGGTAGGCAACCGCAAACCCTCACGCTCTGAATTTGCATGTCCAGAATGTAACAAAACTTTCGTCAAGGGCTCACTTTTAGCAGCTCACTATGAAAGTGAGCATAACAAATCCATTGAGTCTGCAGATCTTCAGGGGGACCAGTCCATGTCCATATCCATTGAAGAGGTCCCGGAGCAGCCTGCCACATCACACAGCAAGTCTGAAGCCATTCCATTAAAGAAGCCAAAGCTTAAATTAAATCTTCACCAGTGTCCTCATTGTGATATGAGCTTCTTGAAGGTTCGAGGCTTGCGTGCCCACAAATGGCAGGCCCACTCCCAAGGCAAGAAGGTTAAGAGCAAGGGCACTTTGGCTGAGAGCAGGGACTCTGTTGCCATAAACAACTTGGCTACCAAGGGAAGTGAACCGGTTAATGAGAGTAAGGACTTTGTTACAGAAAACAAAGGCATGGTTGTCAAAACCGAACACTATGTTACAAAGAGTAAGAATGCTGTTGGCAGAAGGAGGAAGAAAGGTCGACCAGGTTTCAAATCCATCCCTTGCATTGATTGTGGGAAGAGATACAGTTCTTCTGGGGCACTTTATAATCACAAGAAAATCTGTGGAGTGCTCAAGCAGGAAGTTAATCCAGGAATGGCAGAAGTAGTGGAAGAGGAACCCACACCATCAACCCGCCTCTATGAGCAGACAATCAAATGCCTCTTCAAGTGTGACAAGTGTGGCAAAGCTTTCCCAACTGAAGAGCAACTAAGAGCCCACAAGGACTTGGCAAAGAGCCGACCTCACTCTTGCGCCCTGTGCTGCCGTGGATATTGGACTGAGACTCAGTTGCATCAGCACCTGGCCTGGCATGACGAGGTCCGCCGGCGACTACCAACAGAGCTTCGTTACAGACTCAGTGCTTCTGTAAGCACAGGGCCCGCTAAACTCAATGTCCCTCTGCCTGATTTGAAGGCGAAGTCATCCCTCAAGCCACCACCTACACCCCCCTCCCGGCCACAGAATAGCCACAAGTGTCAGCACTGTGGAAAAGCGTTTCTATCTCCAGGTGCTCTGCATAAACACGAGGCTCAACACGATAGCGATGGCTCCTACCGTTGCTCCCTTTGTCCCCGGACCTTCAGTGAGATTCGGGACCTCATTGATCATCACCAGGAATGTATGGGTGATGACAAAGGGCAGAGAGATCCCTACACTGCTGTCTCCTCAAGAGACACCGATGGCCTTACTTGCATTGAATGTGGAATGTGTTTCAGTCGAGAGTTGGAGTTGCACCAGCACTACATTGAACATGCTCGTGGAGCATATTAG